A genomic window from Neoarius graeffei isolate fNeoGra1 chromosome 5, fNeoGra1.pri, whole genome shotgun sequence includes:
- the rps9 gene encoding 40S ribosomal protein S9 — translation MPVARSWVCSKTYVTPRRPFEKSRLDQELKLIGEYGLRNKREVWRVKFTLAKIRKAARELLTLDEKDPRRLFEGNALLRRLVRIGVLDEGKMKLDYILGLKVEDFLERRLQTQVFKLGLAKSIHHARVLIRQRHIRVRKQVVNIPSFVVRLDSQKHIDFSLRSPYGGGRPGRVKRKNAKKGQGGAGGGDDEEED, via the exons ATGCCGGTTGCTCGCAGTTGGGTGTGCAGTAAGACGTACGTCACTCCACGGCGTCCCTTCGAGAAGTCTCGTCTAGACCAGGAGCTCAAGCTCATTG GTGAGTATGGTCTGAGGAATAAGCGCGAGGTCTGGAGGGTGAAGTTCACTCTGGCCAAAATCCGTAAAGCTGCTCGAGAGCTGCTCACTCTGGATGAGAAGGACCCCAGGCGTCTCTTTGAGG GTAATGCCCTGCTGAGGCGTCTCGTGCGCATCGGTGTGTTGGATGAAGGGAAGATGAAGCTCGATTACATCCTGGGTCTGAAGGTGGAGGATTTCCTGGAGCGCAGGCTGCAGACGCAGGTCTTCAAACTTGGCCTGGCCAAGAGCATCCACCATGCCCGTGTCCTTATCCGCCAGAGGCACATTCG tgtgcgtAAGCAGGTGGTGAATATCCCGTCGTTTGTGGTGCGTCTGGACAGTCAGAAGCACATCGACTTCTCCCTGCGCTCTCCGTACGGAGGAGGACGTCCTGGCCGTGTCAAGAGAAAGAACGCAAAGAAGGGCCAGGGTGGAGCTGGAGGAGGAGACGATGAGGAGGAGGACTAA